Proteins encoded by one window of Arabidopsis thaliana chromosome 2, partial sequence:
- the CSY3 gene encoding citrate synthase 3 (citrate synthase 3 (CSY3); FUNCTIONS IN: citrate (SI)-synthase activity; INVOLVED IN: fatty acid beta-oxidation, tricarboxylic acid cycle; LOCATED IN: peroxisome; EXPRESSED IN: 23 plant structures; EXPRESSED DURING: 15 growth stages; CONTAINS InterPro DOMAIN/s: Citrate synthase-like, large alpha subdomain (InterPro:IPR016142), Citrate synthase, type II (InterPro:IPR010953), Citrate synthase-like (InterPro:IPR002020), Citrate synthase-like, core (InterPro:IPR016141), Citrate synthase active site (InterPro:IPR019810); BEST Arabidopsis thaliana protein match is: citrate synthase 2 (TAIR:AT3G58750.1); Has 13520 Blast hits to 13518 proteins in 3201 species: Archae - 174; Bacteria - 8544; Metazoa - 357; Fungi - 325; Plants - 176; Viruses - 0; Other Eukaryotes - 3944 (source: NCBI BLink).), producing the protein MEISERVRARLAVLSGHLSEGKQDSPAIERWCTSADTSVAPLGSLKGTLTIVDERTGKNYKVPVSDDGTVKAVDFKKIVTGKEDKGLKLYDPGYLNTAPVRSSISYIDGDEGILRYRGYPIEEMAENSTFLEVAYLLMYGNLPSESQLSDWEFAVSQHSAVPQGVLDIIQSMPHDAHPMGVLVSAMSALSIFHPDANPALRGQDIYDSKQVRDKQIIRIIGKAPTIAAAAYLRMAGRPPVLPSGNLPYADNFLYMLDSLGNRSYKPNPRLARVLDILFILHAEHEMNCSTAAARHLASSGVDVYTAVAGAVGALYGPLHGGANEAVLKMLSEIGTVENIPEFIEGVKNRKRKMSGFGHRVYKNYDPRAKVIKNLADEVFSIVGKDPLIEVAVALEKAALSDDYFVKRKLYPNVDFYSGLIYRAMGFPPEFFTVLFAIPRMAGYLSHWKESLDDPDTKIMRPQQVYTGVWLRHYTPVRERIVTDDSKESDKLGQVATSNASRRRLAGSSV; encoded by the exons aTGGAGATATCAGAGAGAGTTCGAGCTCGATTAGCTGTTCTCTCAGGTCATTTATCGGAAGGAAAACAGGATTCTCCAGCGATCGAGCGATGGTGCACGTCGGCGGATACGAGTGTCGCACCGCTTGGATCTTTGAAGGGAACACTGACGATCGTCGACGAACGCACcggaaaaaattataaagttcCGGTCTCAGATGATGGTACCGTTAAAGCCGTTGATTTCAAAAAG ATAGTGACGGGGAAGGAAGACAAGGGGCTTAAGTTATACGATCCAGGTTACTTGAACACGGCTCCTGTTCGATCTTCGATTTCTTACATCGATGGAGATGAAGGGATCCTTCGTTACCGTGGCTACCCAATTGAGGAAATGGCTGAGAACAGTACTTTTCTGGAGGTGGCTTATCTTCTCA TGTATGGGAATCTGCCCTCTGAAAGTCAGCTATCTGATTGGGAGTTTGCAGTTTCTCAGCATTCAGCTGTGCCACAAGGTGTATTA GATATTATACAGTCTATGCCTCATGATGCACACCCAATGGGAGTTCTTGTGAGTGCAATGAGTGCGCTTTCCATCTTTCATCCTGATGCTAATCCTGCTCTTAGG GGCCAGGATATTTACGATTCAAAACAAGTTAGAGATAAACAAATTATCCGCATTATTGGAAag GCACCAACAATTGCAGCAGCTGCTTATCTGAGGATGGCAGGAAGGCCTCCTGTTCTTCCTTCAGGAAACCTTCCTTATGCAGATAATTTCCTCTATATGCTTGATTCCCT GGGAAATAGATCCTACAAACCTAATCCTCGGCTGGCTCGGGTGTTGGACATCCTCTTCATACTGCATGCAGAGCATGAAATGAACTGCTCCACCGCTGCTGCTCGGCATCTTGCCTCTAG CGGTGTTGATGTCTACACTGCTGTTGCTGGAGCTGTGGGAGCGCTTTATGGTCCACTTCATGGTGGTGCAAACGAG GCTGTGCTTAAGATGTTGTCAGAGATTGGGACTGTTGAAAATATTCCAGAGTTCATTGAGGGTGTGAAGAACAG gaagaggaagatgtcTGGTTTTGGACACCGTGTGTACAAAAACTATGACCCTCGAGCTAAAGTCATCAAGAACCTGGCTGATGAAGTATTTTCCATTGTTGGAAAGGATCCTCTAATTGAG GTTGCTGTTGCACTTGAGAAGGCAGCTCTCTCTGACGATTACTTTGTTAAGAGAAAGCTGTATCCAAATGTTGACTTCTACTCTGGATTAATATACAG GGCAATGGGATTTCCACCGGAGTTCTTCACGGTCTTATTCGCGATTCCTCGCATGGCTGGATACTTGTCACATTGGAAAGAGTCACTGGATGATCCTGACACCAAGATCATGAGACCACAACAG GTGTACACAGGCGTGTGGCTGAGGCATTACACACcagtgagagagagaatagTGACGGATGACTCGAAAGAGTCAGACAAATTGGGTCAAGTCGCGACTTCAAATGCATCAAGAAGACGTTTGGCTGGATCTTCAGTTTAG
- the RLP29 gene encoding receptor like protein 29 (receptor like protein 29 (RLP29); LOCATED IN: anchored to membrane, plant-type cell wall; EXPRESSED IN: 16 plant structures; EXPRESSED DURING: 8 growth stages; CONTAINS InterPro DOMAIN/s: Leucine-rich repeat (InterPro:IPR001611); BEST Arabidopsis thaliana protein match is: Leucine-rich repeat (LRR) family protein (TAIR:AT1G80080.1); Has 95156 Blast hits to 31366 proteins in 1102 species: Archae - 33; Bacteria - 5084; Metazoa - 23826; Fungi - 961; Plants - 59193; Viruses - 0; Other Eukaryotes - 6059 (source: NCBI BLink).), which translates to MTMKRALPSPSSLLFFFLLITPLFLCQENRVSASMPPSESETLFKIMESMSSDQQWRQSHPNPCAPGSSWPGIECKTGPDHLSHVSRLDFGSAPNPSCKSSASFPSSIFTLPFLQSVFFFNCFTHFPTTIMFPIKLIPNSSLQQLSLRSNPSLSGQIPPRISSLKSLQILTLSQNRLTGDIPPAIFSLKSLVHLDLSYNKLTGKIPLQLGNLNNLVGLDLSYNSLTGTIPPTISQLGMLQKLDLSSNSLFGRIPEGVEKLRSLSFMALSNNKLKGAFPKGISNLQSLQYFIMDNNPMFVALPVELGFLPKLQELQLENSGYSGVIPESYTKLTNLSSLSLANNRLTGEIPSGFESLPHVFHLNLSRNLLIGVVPFDSSFLRRLGKNLDLSGNRGLCLNPEDEFSVVKTGVDVCGKNVSSGGGLSVHSSKKKSQASRYYRSCFFANALFPFALFLGLHQRWVL; encoded by the coding sequence ATGACGATGAAGAGAGCTTTACCATCTCCTTCCTCActgctcttcttctttctcctgaTAACACCACTCTTCCTCTGCCAAGAAAACAGAGTCTCTGCCTCAATGCCTCCATCTGAGTCAGAAACTCTCTTCAAGATCATGGAATCAATGTCTTCTGATCAACAATGGCGTCAATCCCACCCAAACCCTTGTGCACCTGGCTCATCTTGGCCAGGCATTGAGTGCAAAACCGGTCCAGACCACTTATCACACGTCTCTCGACTCGATTTCGGCTCTGCTCCAAACCCCTCTTGTAAATCCTCTGCTTCTTTcccttcttcaatcttcactCTCCCTTTTCTCCAatcagtcttcttcttcaactgctTCACTCACTTCCCAACCACAATCATGTTCCCTATAAAACTCATCCCTAACTCTTCTCTTCAACAACTTAGCCTCAGATCAAACCCTTCTCTCTCAGGTCAAATCCCTCCTCGcatttcttctctcaaatctTTACAAATCCTCACTCTCTCACAAAACCGATTAACCGGAGATATCCCTCCGGCGATTTTCTCATTGAAAAGCCTCGTACACCTCGATCTCAGCTACAACAAGCTCACAGGTAAAATCCCTCTGCAATTAGGGAATCTAAATAACCTCGTTGGCTTAGATTTAAGCTACAATTCTTTAACCGGTACAATCCCTCCAACGATCTCTCAACTGGGTATGCTTCAGAAACTCGACTTGAGCTCAAATTCTCTCTTCGGAAGAATCCCGGAAGGTGTAGAAAAGCTTCGTTCGTTGTCTTTCATGGCGTTGAGCAACAACAAACTAAAGGGAGCTTTTCCAAAAGGAATCTCGAACCTTCAGAGTTTGCAGTACTTCATAATGGATAATAACCCAATGTTCGTTGCTCTCCCCgttgaattagggtttcttccTAAACTTCAAGAGCTCCAGCTCGAGAATTCTGGATATTCCGGCGTAATCCCGGAGAGTTACACCAAATTGACGAACCTTAGCTCGTTGTCTCTTGCTAACAACAGATTAACCGGCGAAATCCCATCAGGGTTTGAGTCTCTGCCACACGTTTTCCATCTGAATCTCAGCAGGAACTTACTGATCGGCGTTGTTCCGTTTGATTCAAGTTTCTTAAGACGGTTGGGTAAGAACTTGGATTTGAGCGGGAACAGAGGATTGTGTCTGAATCCGGAGGATGAGTTTAGTGTTGTCAAGACCGGGGTTGATGTATGCGGGAAGAACGTTAGTAGTGGTGGAGGTTTATCGGTGCATTcatcgaagaagaaatctCAAGCTTCTCGGTATTACAGATCTTGCTTCTTCGCCAATGCTCTGTTTCcgtttgctctgtttctagGTTTACATCAACGATGGGTTCTCTAA
- the PP5.2 gene encoding protein phosphatase 5.2 (protein phosphatase 5.2 (PP5.2); FUNCTIONS IN: protein binding, phosphoprotein phosphatase activity, protein serine/threonine phosphatase activity; INVOLVED IN: response to cadmium ion, nucleocytoplasmic transport, red or far-red light signaling pathway; LOCATED IN: nuclear envelope, integral to endoplasmic reticulum membrane, nucleus, cytoplasm; EXPRESSED IN: 23 plant structures; EXPRESSED DURING: 13 growth stages; CONTAINS InterPro DOMAIN/s: Tetratricopeptide TPR-1 (InterPro:IPR001440), Metallophosphoesterase (InterPro:IPR004843), Protein phosphatase 5 (InterPro:IPR011236), Tetratricopeptide-like helical (InterPro:IPR011990), Serine/threonine phosphatase, PPP5 (InterPro:IPR013235), Tetratricopeptide repeat-containing (InterPro:IPR013026), Tetratricopeptide repeat (InterPro:IPR019734), Serine/threonine-specific protein phosphatase/bis(5-nucleosyl)-tetraphosphatase (InterPro:IPR006186); BEST Arabidopsis thaliana protein match is: Calcineurin-like metallo-phosphoesterase superfamily protein (TAIR:AT5G27840.1); Has 35333 Blast hits to 34131 proteins in 2444 species: Archae - 798; Bacteria - 22429; Metazoa - 974; Fungi - 991; Plants - 531; Viruses - 0; Other Eukaryotes - 9610 (source: NCBI BLink).) produces the protein METKNENSDVSRAEEFKSQANEAFKGHKYSSAIDLYTKAIELNSNNAVYWANRAFAHTKLEEYGSAIQDASKAIEVDSRYSKGYYRRGAAYLAMGKFKDALKDFQQVKRLSPNDPDATRKLKECEKAVMKLKFEEAISVPVSERRSVAESIDFHTIGNKPRSSSMPTKTALAAVVAAVMVVAVRGFATTEILMVLVSVVLGTFWWGSFSGKVEPQYSGARIEGEEVTLDFVKTMMEDFKNQKTLHKRYAYQIVLQTRQILLALPSLVDISVPHGKHITVCGDVHGQFYDLLNIFELNGLPSEENPYLFNGDFVDRGSFSVEIILTLFAFKCMCPSSIYLARGNHESKSMNKIYGFEGEVRSKLSEKFVDLFAEVFCYLPLAHVINGKVFVVHGGLFSVDGVKLSDIRAIDRFCEPPEEGLMCELLWSDPQPLPGRGPSKRGVGLSFGGDVTKRFLQDNNLDLLVRSHEVKDEGYEVEHDGKLITVFSAPNYCDQMGNKGAFIRFEAPDMKPNIVTFSAVPHPDVKPMAYANNFLRMFN, from the exons ATGGAGACCAAGAATGAGAATTCTGATGTTTCACGGGCAGAGGAGTTTAAAAGTCAGGCCAACGAAGCTTTTAAAG GTCACAAATACTCCAGTGCTATTGATCTATATACAAAAGCTATTGAACTCAACAGCAACAACGCTGTGTATTGGGCAAATCGTGCATTTGCTCACACAAAACTGGAGGAATATGGCAGTGCAATACAGGATGCATCGAAGGCCATTGAAGTTGATTCAAGATACTCTAAG GGCTATTACAGGCGTGGTGCTGCGTATCTTGCCATGGGAAAATTTAAGGATGCCTTGAAGGACTTCCAACAG gtAAAAAGGCTTTCTCCTAATGACCCTGATGCCACAAGAAAGCTAAAGGAATGTGAGAAAGCAGTGATGAAACTCAAATTTGAAGAAGCAATCTCTGTGCCAGTATCTGAAAGGCGTTCAGTAGCTGAGTCCATTGACTTCCATACAATAG GGAACAAACCCAGATCATCATCCATGCCCACCAAAACGGCTTTAGCAGCAGTTGTTGCAGCAGTAATGGTGGTGGCGGTCCGGGGATTTGCCACAACTGAGATACTCATGGTGTTGGTTTCGGTGGTATTAGGGACATTTTGGTGGGGTAGCTTCAGTGGTA AGGTTGAGCCACAATATTCTGGTGCTAGAATTGAGGGAGAGGAAGTTACCTTAGATTTTGTGAAAACGATGATGGAGGAttttaagaaccaaaaaacattGCATAAACG GTATGCCTATCAAATCGTCTTACAGACTAGGCAAATCTTGCTAGCACTGCCTTCTCTTGTTGATATAAGTGTTCCACATGGCAAACATATCACTGTTTGCGGTGACGTTCATGGTCAG TTCTACGATCTTCTCAATATCTTTGAGCTTAATGGCCTCCCTTCGGAGGAGAACCCATACCTATTTAATGGCGACTTTGTGGACAGAGGCTCATTCTCCGTTGAGATCATCCTCACTTTGTTTGCTTTCAAGTGCATGTGCCCATCAT CCATATATCTAGCCAGAGGAAACCATGAAAGCAAGAGCATGAACAAAATTTATGGTTTTGAGGGTGAGGTTCGGTCCAAGTTGAGTGAAAAATTCGTGGATCTCTTTGCTGAAGTTTTCTGTTACCTCCCGTTGGCTCATGTTATAAATGGGAAGGTCTTCGTGGTACATGGAGGTCTTTTCAGTGTTGACGGCGTGAAACTCTCAGACATCAGAGCCATTGACAGATTCTGTGAGCCACCAGAGGAAG GACTAATGTGTGAACTATTGTGGAGTGATCCTCAACCTCTCCCTGGAAGAGGCCCAAGCAAGCGAGGAGTTGGTCTATCATTTGGTGGAGATGTGACAAAGAGGTTTTTGCAAGATAACAATTTAG ATTTGTTGGTCCGGTCACATGAAGTAAAAGATGAAGGTTATGAGGTTGAACATGACGGTAAACTCATAACTGTCTTCTCTGCGCCAAATTACTGTGATCAG ATGGGTAATAAGGGAGCCTTCATTCGTTTTGAAGCTCCTGATATGAAGCCAAACATTGTTACATTCTCAGCAGTG CCTCATCCGGATGTGAAGCCTATGGCATATGCAAACAACTTTCTCAGGATGTTCAACTAA
- the PP5.2 gene encoding protein phosphatase 5.2 has product METKNENSDVSRAEEFKSQANEAFKGHKYSSAIDLYTKAIELNSNNAVYWANRAFAHTKLEEYGSAIQDASKAIEVDSRYSKGYYRRGAAYLAMGKFKDALKDFQQVKRLSPNDPDATRKLKECEKAVMKLKFEEAISVPVSERRSVAESIDFHTIEVEPQYSGARIEGEEVTLDFVKTMMEDFKNQKTLHKRYAYQIVLQTRQILLALPSLVDISVPHGKHITVCGDVHGQFYDLLNIFELNGLPSEENPYLFNGDFVDRGSFSVEIILTLFAFKCMCPSSIYLARGNHESKSMNKIYGFEGEVRSKLSEKFVDLFAEVFCYLPLAHVINGKVFVVHGGLFSVDGVKLSDIRAIDRFCEPPEEGLMCELLWSDPQPLPGRGPSKRGVGLSFGGDVTKRFLQDNNLDLLVRSHEVKDEGYEVEHDGKLITVFSAPNYCDQMGNKGAFIRFEAPDMKPNIVTFSAVPHPDVKPMAYANNFLRMFN; this is encoded by the exons ATGGAGACCAAGAATGAGAATTCTGATGTTTCACGGGCAGAGGAGTTTAAAAGTCAGGCCAACGAAGCTTTTAAAG GTCACAAATACTCCAGTGCTATTGATCTATATACAAAAGCTATTGAACTCAACAGCAACAACGCTGTGTATTGGGCAAATCGTGCATTTGCTCACACAAAACTGGAGGAATATGGCAGTGCAATACAGGATGCATCGAAGGCCATTGAAGTTGATTCAAGATACTCTAAG GGCTATTACAGGCGTGGTGCTGCGTATCTTGCCATGGGAAAATTTAAGGATGCCTTGAAGGACTTCCAACAG gtAAAAAGGCTTTCTCCTAATGACCCTGATGCCACAAGAAAGCTAAAGGAATGTGAGAAAGCAGTGATGAAACTCAAATTTGAAGAAGCAATCTCTGTGCCAGTATCTGAAAGGCGTTCAGTAGCTGAGTCCATTGACTTCCATACAATAG AGGTTGAGCCACAATATTCTGGTGCTAGAATTGAGGGAGAGGAAGTTACCTTAGATTTTGTGAAAACGATGATGGAGGAttttaagaaccaaaaaacattGCATAAACG GTATGCCTATCAAATCGTCTTACAGACTAGGCAAATCTTGCTAGCACTGCCTTCTCTTGTTGATATAAGTGTTCCACATGGCAAACATATCACTGTTTGCGGTGACGTTCATGGTCAG TTCTACGATCTTCTCAATATCTTTGAGCTTAATGGCCTCCCTTCGGAGGAGAACCCATACCTATTTAATGGCGACTTTGTGGACAGAGGCTCATTCTCCGTTGAGATCATCCTCACTTTGTTTGCTTTCAAGTGCATGTGCCCATCAT CCATATATCTAGCCAGAGGAAACCATGAAAGCAAGAGCATGAACAAAATTTATGGTTTTGAGGGTGAGGTTCGGTCCAAGTTGAGTGAAAAATTCGTGGATCTCTTTGCTGAAGTTTTCTGTTACCTCCCGTTGGCTCATGTTATAAATGGGAAGGTCTTCGTGGTACATGGAGGTCTTTTCAGTGTTGACGGCGTGAAACTCTCAGACATCAGAGCCATTGACAGATTCTGTGAGCCACCAGAGGAAG GACTAATGTGTGAACTATTGTGGAGTGATCCTCAACCTCTCCCTGGAAGAGGCCCAAGCAAGCGAGGAGTTGGTCTATCATTTGGTGGAGATGTGACAAAGAGGTTTTTGCAAGATAACAATTTAG ATTTGTTGGTCCGGTCACATGAAGTAAAAGATGAAGGTTATGAGGTTGAACATGACGGTAAACTCATAACTGTCTTCTCTGCGCCAAATTACTGTGATCAG ATGGGTAATAAGGGAGCCTTCATTCGTTTTGAAGCTCCTGATATGAAGCCAAACATTGTTACATTCTCAGCAGTG CCTCATCCGGATGTGAAGCCTATGGCATATGCAAACAACTTTCTCAGGATGTTCAACTAA
- the PP5.2 gene encoding protein phosphatase 5.2 has product METKNENSDVSRAEEFKSQANEAFKGHKYSSAIDLYTKAIELNSNNAVYWANRAFAHTKLEEYGSAIQDASKAIEVDSRYSKGYYRRGAAYLAMGKFKDALKDFQQVKRLSPNDPDATRKLKECEKAVMKLKFEEAISVPVSERRSVAESIDFHTIGNKPRSSSMPTKTALAAVVAAVMVVAVRGFATTEILMVLVSVVLGTFWWGSFSEVEPQYSGARIEGEEVTLDFVKTMMEDFKNQKTLHKRYAYQIVLQTRQILLALPSLVDISVPHGKHITVCGDVHGQFYDLLNIFELNGLPSEENPYLFNGDFVDRGSFSVEIILTLFAFKCMCPSSIYLARGNHESKSMNKIYGFEGEVRSKLSEKFVDLFAEVFCYLPLAHVINGKVFVVHGGLFSVDGVKLSDIRAIDRFCEPPEEGLMCELLWSDPQPLPGRGPSKRGVGLSFGGDVTKRFLQDNNLDLLVRSHEVKDEGYEVEHDGKLITVFSAPNYCDQMGNKGAFIRFEAPDMKPNIVTFSAVPHPDVKPMAYANNFLRMFN; this is encoded by the exons ATGGAGACCAAGAATGAGAATTCTGATGTTTCACGGGCAGAGGAGTTTAAAAGTCAGGCCAACGAAGCTTTTAAAG GTCACAAATACTCCAGTGCTATTGATCTATATACAAAAGCTATTGAACTCAACAGCAACAACGCTGTGTATTGGGCAAATCGTGCATTTGCTCACACAAAACTGGAGGAATATGGCAGTGCAATACAGGATGCATCGAAGGCCATTGAAGTTGATTCAAGATACTCTAAG GGCTATTACAGGCGTGGTGCTGCGTATCTTGCCATGGGAAAATTTAAGGATGCCTTGAAGGACTTCCAACAG gtAAAAAGGCTTTCTCCTAATGACCCTGATGCCACAAGAAAGCTAAAGGAATGTGAGAAAGCAGTGATGAAACTCAAATTTGAAGAAGCAATCTCTGTGCCAGTATCTGAAAGGCGTTCAGTAGCTGAGTCCATTGACTTCCATACAATAG GGAACAAACCCAGATCATCATCCATGCCCACCAAAACGGCTTTAGCAGCAGTTGTTGCAGCAGTAATGGTGGTGGCGGTCCGGGGATTTGCCACAACTGAGATACTCATGGTGTTGGTTTCGGTGGTATTAGGGACATTTTGGTGGGGTAGCTTCAGTG AGGTTGAGCCACAATATTCTGGTGCTAGAATTGAGGGAGAGGAAGTTACCTTAGATTTTGTGAAAACGATGATGGAGGAttttaagaaccaaaaaacattGCATAAACG GTATGCCTATCAAATCGTCTTACAGACTAGGCAAATCTTGCTAGCACTGCCTTCTCTTGTTGATATAAGTGTTCCACATGGCAAACATATCACTGTTTGCGGTGACGTTCATGGTCAG TTCTACGATCTTCTCAATATCTTTGAGCTTAATGGCCTCCCTTCGGAGGAGAACCCATACCTATTTAATGGCGACTTTGTGGACAGAGGCTCATTCTCCGTTGAGATCATCCTCACTTTGTTTGCTTTCAAGTGCATGTGCCCATCAT CCATATATCTAGCCAGAGGAAACCATGAAAGCAAGAGCATGAACAAAATTTATGGTTTTGAGGGTGAGGTTCGGTCCAAGTTGAGTGAAAAATTCGTGGATCTCTTTGCTGAAGTTTTCTGTTACCTCCCGTTGGCTCATGTTATAAATGGGAAGGTCTTCGTGGTACATGGAGGTCTTTTCAGTGTTGACGGCGTGAAACTCTCAGACATCAGAGCCATTGACAGATTCTGTGAGCCACCAGAGGAAG GACTAATGTGTGAACTATTGTGGAGTGATCCTCAACCTCTCCCTGGAAGAGGCCCAAGCAAGCGAGGAGTTGGTCTATCATTTGGTGGAGATGTGACAAAGAGGTTTTTGCAAGATAACAATTTAG ATTTGTTGGTCCGGTCACATGAAGTAAAAGATGAAGGTTATGAGGTTGAACATGACGGTAAACTCATAACTGTCTTCTCTGCGCCAAATTACTGTGATCAG ATGGGTAATAAGGGAGCCTTCATTCGTTTTGAAGCTCCTGATATGAAGCCAAACATTGTTACATTCTCAGCAGTG CCTCATCCGGATGTGAAGCCTATGGCATATGCAAACAACTTTCTCAGGATGTTCAACTAA
- the HVA22F gene encoding HVA22-like protein F (HVA22-like protein F (HVA22F); FUNCTIONS IN: molecular_function unknown; INVOLVED IN: biological_process unknown; LOCATED IN: endomembrane system; CONTAINS InterPro DOMAIN/s: TB2/DP1/HVA22 related protein (InterPro:IPR004345); BEST Arabidopsis thaliana protein match is: HVA22 homologue A (TAIR:AT1G74520.1); Has 35333 Blast hits to 34131 proteins in 2444 species: Archae - 798; Bacteria - 22429; Metazoa - 974; Fungi - 991; Plants - 531; Viruses - 0; Other Eukaryotes - 9610 (source: NCBI BLink).): protein MGFIIAIAKRFDALVGPGVMLLYPLYASFRAIESPTMLDDQQWLTYWIIYSLITIFELSVWRVLAWLPFWPYLKLLFCMWLVLPMFSGAAYIYSNFVRQYVKIGMNVGGGTNYTDEQRRVLQMMSLDARKSVQDYVDRFGWDSVEKAIKAAEKETRKH from the exons atgggtTTCATTATTGCGATTGCAAAACGTTTTGATGCTCTAGTTGG GCCTGGAGTCATGCTTCTCTATCCTCT GTATGCATCATTTCGAGCAATAGAGAGTCCAACAATGTTAGATGATCAACAATGGCTTACATATTGGATCATTTACTCTTTAATAACGATATTCGAGCTATCCGTTTGGAGAGTCCTTGCCTG GCTACCATTTTGGCCATACTTGAAGCTTTTGTTCTGTATGTGGTTGGTGCTACCAATGTTCAGTGGTGCAGCTTACATTTACTCCAATTTTGTTAGACAATACGTCAAAATTGGGATGAATGTTGGAGGAGGAACGAATTATACAGACGAACAAAGAAGAGTTTTACAGATGATGAGTCTTGATGCTAGAAAATCGGTTCAAGACTACGTTGACCGGTTTGGATGGGATTCTGTTGAGAAAGCAATCAAAGCG GCTGAAAAAGAAACTAGAAAGCATTGA